The Candidatus Methylomirabilota bacterium nucleotide sequence TGCTCGTGGCCTTCTCGGGCGGTGTGGACTCGACCTTTCTCGCTCGAGCCGCCAAGGAGGCCCTGGCCGATCGGGCCGTGCTGGTGACGGCGGACTCGGAGACGTATCCCGCCGCCGAGCTCGAGGAAACGCGTCGGCTCGCCGCGCTCCTGGGCCTGCGTCACGTGGTGGTCCAGACGCGCGAGCTCGACAACCCGCAGTACGCGCTGAACTCGCCCAACCGCTGCTACTTCTGCAAGGAGGAGCTCTTCGCCAAGCTGGGTCCCATCGCTCGCGAGCAGGGCGACGCCGTCATGGTGTACGGCGCCAACATGGACGACCTCGGCGATCACCGGCCAGGCATGGAGGCGGCAAAGGTCGCCGGCGTGCGCGCGCCCATGATCGAGGCCGAGCTGTGGAAGGAAGAGATCCGGGCGCTCTCGCGCGAGCTCGAGCTGCCCACCTGGGACAAGCCGTCCTTCGCGTGCCTCTCCTCGCGCTTCCAATACGGCGAGACCATCACGCCTGACAAGCTCCGCCGCATCGACGCCGCTGAAGCCTTCGTGCGCGGCCTGGGCTTCCGGCAGTTCCGGGTCAGGCATCACGACAAGCTGGCGCGGCTCGAGCTCCCTCCCGAGGAGATTCCCCGCCTCTTCGAAGAGGGCAGACACCAGGCGGTCGTGAAACGCTTCAGGGAGCTCGGGTATCTGTATGTCACTCTCGATCTTCAGGGATTCAGGAGCGGCAGCGCCAACGAGGCCTTGAAGTGGATCGCGAAAAAGTAAGGGAGCTCCTGGAGGCCGTGGCGGCGGGGACTCTCCCTCCCGAGCAGGCCCTGGCGCGGCTGCGCGATCTGCCGGTGGAGGACCTGCGCTTCGCGCGGGTGGACCTGCATCGCTCCCTTCGCCACGGGGTGCCCGAGGCCGTCTTCTGCCCGGGCAAAACGCCGGAGCAGGTGGTGGCCATAGTCCGTCGGCTCGCCGAGGCGCACGAGAATATCCTCGCCACGCGGGCCGAGGCGGCGGTGATCCGCGCTCTCGAGGAGAGCGGCCTCCAGTGCCGGGTCCATGCCGAGGCGCGGCTCGTCGTCGTCAAGCCGCGCGCGCACGAGGGCGTGGGGCTCATCGTCGTGGTCAGCGCCGGCACATCGGACCTCGCCGTGTCCGAGGAAGCGGCGGTGACGGCCGAGGCCATGGGCAATCGCGTCGAGCGCCTCTATGACTGCGGCGTGGCGGGGCTGCATCGACTGGTCCCTCATCTGGACCGGCTCAACGAGGCCAATGTCATCGTCGCCGTGGCCGGCATGGAGGGCGCCCTGCCGAGCGTCATCGGCGGTCTGGTGGACCGGCCGGTCATCGCGGTGCCGACCAGCGTGGGCTATGGCGCGTCCTTTGGCGGCGTGGCCGCGCTTCTCGCCATGCTCAACTCCTGCGCGCCCGGCGTGTCGGTGGTGAACATCGACAACGGCTATGGCGCCGCCGCGCAGGCCAA carries:
- the larE gene encoding ATP-dependent sacrificial sulfur transferase LarE encodes the protein MSSVGPAFTVKYQRLLGILREMRSVLVAFSGGVDSTFLARAAKEALADRAVLVTADSETYPAAELEETRRLAALLGLRHVVVQTRELDNPQYALNSPNRCYFCKEELFAKLGPIAREQGDAVMVYGANMDDLGDHRPGMEAAKVAGVRAPMIEAELWKEEIRALSRELELPTWDKPSFACLSSRFQYGETITPDKLRRIDAAEAFVRGLGFRQFRVRHHDKLARLELPPEEIPRLFEEGRHQAVVKRFRELGYLYVTLDLQGFRSGSANEALKWIAKK
- the larB gene encoding nickel pincer cofactor biosynthesis protein LarB, producing MDREKVRELLEAVAAGTLPPEQALARLRDLPVEDLRFARVDLHRSLRHGVPEAVFCPGKTPEQVVAIVRRLAEAHENILATRAEAAVIRALEESGLQCRVHAEARLVVVKPRAHEGVGLIVVVSAGTSDLAVSEEAAVTAEAMGNRVERLYDCGVAGLHRLVPHLDRLNEANVIVAVAGMEGALPSVIGGLVDRPVIAVPTSVGYGASFGGVAALLAMLNSCAPGVSVVNIDNGYGAAAQANQINKLASKIR